Proteins encoded within one genomic window of Trichoderma asperellum chromosome 2, complete sequence:
- a CDS encoding uncharacterized protein (EggNog:ENOG41), with the protein MSSSTSFEPMPATAAATIASYHLTGPDVQMHMALETPQAEHRIKLVNFWRIAPGSRVLEIGCGQGTTTAVLAEAVGPTGHVDAVDPGRPDYGSPWTLAQAQEHLSKSAVGDRISWYFADPIDFLAENADKSWDYVVFAHCIWYFDSPATLKKMLGALKGRATSLLVAEYALKATEKNALPHVLASVARATLEAHNKGSEANIRCLSSPGAITDAADENAWTLDGETFVVPEAGLLDGHWETGTVKSPNFLKEIEEKVEDPKVRALLRSARDGVLGVLETMDVKKSWTMDVWAATFH; encoded by the coding sequence ATGTCTTCTTCCACATCTTTTGAGCCCATGCCGGCAACGGCTGCGGCCACTATTGCATCGTACCACCTCACCGGGCCAGATGTGCAAATGCACATGGCTCTGGAGACTCCCCAGGCAGAGCACCGCATCAAGCTCGTCAACTTTTGGCGCATCGCTCCAGGCAGCCGCGTCCTCGAAATCGGATGCGGACAGGGCACGACTACTGCGGTATTGGCTGAAGCCGTTGGCCCTACCGgccatgttgatgctgtggaCCCTGGACGTCCAGACTATGGATCCCCCTGGACGCTGGCGCAGGCGCAGGAACATCTCTCTAAGAGCGCGGTAGGAGATCGTATCTCGTGGTACTTTGCCGATCCGATCGACTTCTTGGCAGAGAATGCGGATAAGTCGTGGGACTATGTTGTCTTTGCCCACTGCATCTGGTACTTTGATTCCCCTGCCACGCTCAAGAAGATGTTGGGCGCCCTGAAAGGGCGAGCCACGTCTCTTCTCGTTGCGGAATACGCCCTCAAGGCGACGGAGAAGAACGCTTTGCCGCATGTTCTCGCTTCAGTGGCACGAGCTACACTCGAAGCGCATAATAAGGGTAGCGAGGCTAATATCCGATGCCTTTCTAGCCCTGGCGCCATTACTGATGCTGCCGATGAAAATGCCTGGACTCTTGATGGGGAGACTTTCGTGGTGCCTGAAGCGGGACTCTTGGATGGCCACTGGGAGACGGGAACAGTCAAAAGTCCAAACTTTTtgaaggagattgaagagaaagTGGAAGATCCAAAAGTCAGGGCGCTCTTGCGCTCGGCTCGAGATGGCGTTCTTGGAGTTTTGGAGACGATGGACGTGAAGAAGTCGTGGACGATGGATGTTTGGGCTGCCACGTTTCACTAG
- a CDS encoding uncharacterized protein (EggNog:ENOG41), with protein MADQKADSEIHQDQKATAGDKHKTEAENPDAKRTKVEEEEEALPSERNGDGKEKEGDASQDVKEEPADSKPDIKFENNTTEPEKEDTDVPSSILEKGIIYFFIRGRVDVEKAEQVDDIARTFIILRPIAHDAKLSEGPLRDAGNTRILILPKKVLPSSGRERFLSFVEKSGASYDEVKGQFLAGEEYETKTKGTRHTPAATPIGEGVYAITTTGRESHLVYLLTLPQKLGEVQEALNLKEQGSFIISTKNPEYPAPASVRLPKGPVYPKKIHEEFRDLRWIPSRPHHLDYDNTQILLIGESSGIKKALTPQRENENANKEGPLEFMEELEEEDLKRMKDMPGDSSASIYADLKAHAEDYPKLQTTF; from the exons ATGGCAGATCAAAAGGCAGATTCCGAGATACATCAAGATCAGAAGGCTACTGCTGGAGATAAGCACAAAACCGAAGCAGAAAATCCAGATGCGAAACGAACTAAagtcgaagaagaggaagaggcattGCCTAGCGAGAGGAATGGGGatggcaaagagaaagaaggcgaTGCCAGTCAAGACGTAAAAGAAGAGCCGGCAGATTCCAAACCCGATATCAAATTTGAAAACAACACCACTGAGCCAGAGAAAGAGGATACGGACGTTCCATCGAGCATTCTTGAAAAGGGCATCATCTATTTTTTCATCAGAGGGCGCGTTGATGTTGAGAAGGCAGAGCAGGTGGACGATATTGCTCGAACCTTTATCATTCTAAGACCTATAGCACACGATGCCAAGCTGAGCGAGGGGCCGCTTCGAGATGCTGGAAACACTCGAATCCTTATTCTGCCCAAGAAAGTACTCCCATCAAGCGGCAGAGAGCGGTTTCTATCGTTTGTGGAAAAGTCTGGAGCATCCTACGATGAAGTAAAAGGCCAGTTTCTCGCCGGCGAAGAGTATGAGACCAAGACGAAAGGCACCAGACATACTCCAGCCGCTACTCCAATTGGCGAAGGCGTCTATGCCATCACGACGACTGGAAGGGAAAGTCATCTTGTATATTTGCTTACACTTCCGCAAAAACTTGGCGAAGTGCAGGAAGCTCTTAACTTGAAAGAGCAGGGAAGTTTCATCATAAGCACCAAGAATCCGGAGtatccagcgccagcttcgGTTCGGCTTCCCAAAGGGCCAGTGTATCCCAAAAA GATCCATGAAGAGTTTCGTGATCTAAGATGGATACCATCTCGGCCACACCATCTCGACTACGATAACACGCAAATTCTGCTCATAGGCGAATCTTCGGGGATCAAGAAAGCTTTGACGCCTCAAAGAGAAAACGAAAACGCGAACAAGGAGGGACCTCTAGAGTTCATGGAAGaactagaagaagaagatttgaAACGAATGAAGGACATGCCGGGAGATTCTTCCGCTTCAATTTACGCAGATTTGAAGGCACATGCAGAGGACTATCCGAAGCTCCAGACGACGTTTTAG